The Lampris incognitus isolate fLamInc1 chromosome 15, fLamInc1.hap2, whole genome shotgun sequence genomic interval GTAGTATTTGTGTAGTAATATGACAAAAAGTACTATAACCAGTTTAATGGTTTTTACTGTTGTCCGTTTTCATATGGATGGTAACTTGAATTTAGAAAATTTGAACGTTTtcagggggcggcacggtggtgcagtggttagcgcggtcgcctcgcagcaagaaggtcctgggttcgaaccccggggttgtccaaccttgggggtcgtcctctgtgtggagtctgcctgttctccccgtgtctacgtgggtttcctccgggtgctccggtttcctcccacagtccaaagacatgtaggtcaggtgaatcggccgtactaaatggtccctaggtgtgtttgtgtcagcctggtggcctgtccagggtgtctccccgcctgccgcccaatgccttctgggataggctccagcatccccgcgacccgaattcgggtaagcggcttggataatggatggaccgtTTTCAGGTAACTTCCACAGTCTGGAGCTCCGCCTGTGTCCGCCACACAGGGACACATGTGTCGTAGGTGGTCCTAAATCACATCCGAGTCCCTTAACATGTTAAACCTTAACTCAGTCCCGCGGTATGAGTACCGTCTTCCCCTCGGTACAAAACAACGCTTTATTCCCGCGGACATTTTGACAGGCCGGCCACGTACATCCTCTTGTCCCGTTTCAGACGGGGCCGGCTGCTGAAACGTCTGCAGTGGTAAAGGTTTACTCCGCGGCAGAGAGCTCGCCGTTAAGACGTCTCATCATTTAAGGACAGAGTTGTGTTTTCTCTAATGGTGCCCTCTTTCTCTTTACAGTTCTCATGTTATATCTCGCCCTCTTTCTGTTTGCCTTTCTTTTtgacctttctctttttctcacctgtctctctctctctctctctccccctgtctttcGGCTTCTTTCTGTGtccctttatttttttctgtctttcatcctctctcgcgctctctctctctctctctctccccctctccctccctgtccTATTTCGGTCTCCGCTGTGCTGCCTACTTTTCTCAACCACAGATATCCAGAAAAAGcagccagaggaggactgcaccTCCAAGCCTATCCAAAGCACTGGGAGTAGCCAATCGCCTGTCTTCAGTAGCGAGACGAGCAGTAGCAGTAGCCAGTCCCTATCGTCGTCGCCGCCCACCAGCTCTGAGCAGCTGTCAACCGAAGAGCCCTCATCCACGTTTCCCAGTCCCCGAGAAGGTGAGACGGGAACGAACGGACATTCTCACTCTCGACACGTTTGAAATGATACTCGTCCAGGTTTTTTGCTGTTGTGCTCTTTTCTCAATTCTTCTTTGGTGGAAAGTTTGAAAGAGAAGAAAATCTCAGTGTAAACTATGTTTTCCGCAGTTGAAATGGTGCCATGTTAAGAGATGTAGCTGAGGAATGCCGTGATGTGATGAAAAAATTGGCAAATTTGATGCAACACACCATGCCATACTTTTAGAGGAAAACCATCAAGGGTAACACCCCGTTAGCAGCAAtaacactgagcagtcttctgtgtgtctctgaaacgccgcCAAAATGTTTGCGGAAAAGTGTCACCGGGTGGATTATCTGTGAATGCGGGAATTGCATTTACTTCCTGATTTGCCATTTCCTTTGGAGGGCTACGTTGAAGTAGGCTACACTGTGTAAGAAAATGCTAATAGCAACCTTACATAAGGCTTTGTTATGAATGGCGTCCAAAAATGGCGATTCACAGATTGGCCGCCAGTGACCTAACTTGGCGGACATTTTTCCGGAGAAAGAAGGATTTTGGGAACAGGTCACacatctcctcctccttcctcttcctTCCGCAGGGATCTCATGCACAGAAACGGCCCAAGGCACACTCTGCACACCGACAAAACATCCCCGTGAATCAGGTATGGTCACGCTCCGCACGCCTCCCTGCAGCCCGGCGCTCTGCCCCACTTCCCACTCCTCAGCTCTATAATAATCCCTCCCACCTCGTCTGTCCGCAGCCTCGGGGTCAGAGAGTGAGGCCACGCCGGAAAAGCGGCCACGGACGGAGGAGGCGACGAAGGAGGTGGGCGGGGAGGAGACTCGCAGGGGAGCCAAGCAGAAAAACCGCCGGCGCTGCTACCGCTGCCAAACCAAACTAGAGCTAGTACAGCAGGAACTGGGCTCCTGCCGCTGTGGTCAGTACACGCCAGAATGACACCGACTCAAACCTAATGTTCAGTCCTTAGAAGCAGACCCACCCCGCCTTTGGCTCAATTTGATGTGTTTGTTTCGATCCCCATAAAGTCTCGGGTGAGAGGAGTTTTTCGCAGCACAAAGATCGTTCAGGTAGTGTTTTTGCTGAGGGGCCAAGTCACAGACATGGACGCAGACTAGACTGTGAAATTCCTACCCCTGTATGAACTCAATGACACTTGTTGCATTGTGCATGGAACCCCACCCAGCTGACTCTAAAACAAACCTTCACAAGGTCTTCACGGGTCTACCTCTCGGCTCACGAAAACACATCATGTTTTCAAAACACCTTAAGTAGGGGTTTGGAGCTGTTTGGGAGCTTTTTGTCATCCCGTGTTGCCAAAGCATCGACATCTGATATGCAAAGTACCCTTTGGTGTCTGTGTAGTGGTGACGCGGCAGGTTAAAGACCACCTGACCTTAATCCGAAATCTAACCAGAATCTTACTTTAACTACAGCCAAAGCGTtttgtcattaatattcatatacGGGGAACACTGCAGACTGTGGAACATTCACTGTAGCTCTATACGGACACAAAAGAGACAACAATCAtgtaccaccaccccccccaacccccgtcCCTCCCTAACCTCCATCTTGCTCTCTTTCCAGGCTACGTATTCTGCATGCTTCACCGTCTACCTGAGCAGCACGACTGTCTGTTCGACCACCTGGGCCGTGGCCGTGAGGAGGCAGTCCTCAAAATGGTAAAGCTGGACCGCAAGGTGGGCCGCTCGTGCCAACGCATCGGGGAGGAGTGCTCCTGATTGGCCACGCCGCAGCCAGCCATCTAATCACAGACGAGGCacttaagaagaagaagaagaggaggaggaggaagaggagggattggagggagggagggagagaagatggTTGCATCAACCTGCTTTTTGACCCTACAGTTGTGGACCTGAGCTTGACCCTTTGGTTCTGTTCGTGTCCTGATAGCCGCCTGGGATTCGTTTGTTTGGACCCTACTCTGGACAGGAGCCACTGGTGGGGCATCCTGGTTGTTGTGCGGAGCCCCGTTCAATATCGCATGTTGGCACACATAGccttaacccccaccccccacccacccacccacccacaccactTGTCACTGCCACCCCCACCAACACGTCCTGTCCCCTGGAGTCCTCATAGAGCAGGATGCAGTAGAGAGGGGTTAATGTGTCGTGCATCATGCACGGCCCCAGCCAGTCTCATCGAAA includes:
- the LOC130125119 gene encoding AN1-type zinc finger protein 3-like, producing MGDTSERSKPPTLPPRCPCGFWGSSKTMNLCSKCFADIQKKQPEEDCTSKPIQSTGSSQSPVFSSETSSSSSQSLSSSPPTSSEQLSTEEPSSTFPSPREGISCTETAQGTLCTPTKHPRESASGSESEATPEKRPRTEEATKEVGGEETRRGAKQKNRRRCYRCQTKLELVQQELGSCRCGYVFCMLHRLPEQHDCLFDHLGRGREEAVLKMVKLDRKVGRSCQRIGEECS